A single genomic interval of Octopus bimaculoides isolate UCB-OBI-ISO-001 chromosome 22, ASM119413v2, whole genome shotgun sequence harbors:
- the LOC128250536 gene encoding uncharacterized protein LOC128250536 isoform X1, producing MLLRHSVRIVDVTENMILILCVMKNISVLFFCAFISYSFSGKRNVALVHQQTGVYVSLSAVSYSDRIKRRGRCTKGPCNGPRPRLRRPCCAGYICECENRKCYCSSQNRIHVATNGIVQTVIAFLIFIVNLPSY from the exons ATGTTGCTCCGACATTCAGTGAGGATCGTTGACGTAACAGAGAATATGATTTTGATATT GTGCGTGATGAAAAACATCAGTGTCTTATTCTTTTGTGCATTCATTTCATACAGCTTCTCCGGTAAACGAA ATGTTGCTCTAGTGCATCAACAGACAGGAGTTTATGTAAGTTTGAGTGCAGTGAGTTATAG TGACAGGATTAAGAGACGTGGTAGATGTACAAAAGGGCCTTGCAACGGTCCAAGACCGAGGCTACGACGTCCATGTTGCGCAGGttacatatgtgaatgtgaaaATCGTAAATGCTATTGTAGTTCACAAAATAGGATCCATGTGGCTACTAACGGTATAGTCCAAACTGTAATtgcttttctgatttttattgtaaatttacCATCTTATTAA
- the LOC128250536 gene encoding uncharacterized protein LOC128250536 isoform X2, whose product MKNISVLFFCAFISYSFSGKRNVALVHQQTGVYVSLSAVSYSDRIKRRGRCTKGPCNGPRPRLRRPCCAGYICECENRKCYCSSQNRIHVATNGIVQTVIAFLIFIVNLPSY is encoded by the exons ATGAAAAACATCAGTGTCTTATTCTTTTGTGCATTCATTTCATACAGCTTCTCCGGTAAACGAA ATGTTGCTCTAGTGCATCAACAGACAGGAGTTTATGTAAGTTTGAGTGCAGTGAGTTATAG TGACAGGATTAAGAGACGTGGTAGATGTACAAAAGGGCCTTGCAACGGTCCAAGACCGAGGCTACGACGTCCATGTTGCGCAGGttacatatgtgaatgtgaaaATCGTAAATGCTATTGTAGTTCACAAAATAGGATCCATGTGGCTACTAACGGTATAGTCCAAACTGTAATtgcttttctgatttttattgtaaatttacCATCTTATTAA